In the Brevundimonas sp. LM2 genome, ACCAGGTCCGCTACGTCTTCCGCGAGTTCCCGACCGCCCCTGCTCCCCTGGCGGTGGCCGGCTTCCTGGTCGCCCGCTGCGCCGGACCGGACCAGTATTTCCCCGTCATCCACGAGATCATGGCCAGCCAGCAGGAGCTGTTCACGGGGGCCCCGCGCGCGGTCCTGCTGCGCATCGCCAACGGGGCCGGCCTGAGCGAGGAGCAGTTCCAGGCCTGCGTGACCGACGAGAACTCGATCAAGGCCATGGACGCCCGGATCAAGACGGCCCTGGACGCCGGGGTCAACGGCACCCCGACCTTCATGGTCAACGGCGAGAAGGTGGCCGACAGCTCGATGGCCGGACTGTCCCAGGCGATCGACGCGGCCCTGGCCGCGGGCTGAGGCCGAGGCCGAGCCGACGATGCGCGCCCTGATCCTGAGCATCGGCCTGCTGCTGGCCCCCCTGTCGGCCCCGGCCCAAACTCCGGTCCCGGCCGAAAGCGCCGGCCCGCCTGCCGTCTCGGCCGGGGATCGGGTGATGGGACGCGCCGACGCCCCGGTGACGGTGATCGAATACGCCTCCCTGGTCTGCTCGCACTGCGGCGACTGGCACCGCACG is a window encoding:
- a CDS encoding DsbA family protein gives rise to the protein MRADRSSKYALLSRRAATTGAALMAMLTMAGCSGASGGAAADGDMALGAPEGAKVTVVEYASVTCSHCATWQEEVYPAFKAKYIDTNQVRYVFREFPTAPAPLAVAGFLVARCAGPDQYFPVIHEIMASQQELFTGAPRAVLLRIANGAGLSEEQFQACVTDENSIKAMDARIKTALDAGVNGTPTFMVNGEKVADSSMAGLSQAIDAALAAG